One Bacteroidota bacterium genomic region harbors:
- the hflX gene encoding GTPase HflX, which yields MKEDGFYYPAVRADRAIIIGIWNRHISQDQADEYLAELAFLAETAGVQTVKQRLQRLDNPHPATYVGKGKLEELQEDIQKLEATLVLFDEDLSPTQLRNIERTLNVRILDRSGIILQIFSEHARTAQARAQVELAYAQYMLPRLTRLWTHLSRERGGIGLKGAGEKEIETDRRMLRDRIARLKQQLQKIDLQNATRRKHRTQTVRVTLVGYTNVGKSTILNALTKREEVLAENKLFATLDTTVRKVVLHSVPFLLADTVGFIRKLPHHLVESFKSTLDEVREADLLVHVVDASNLHYMEHIRVVQDTLHSLGCHEKPVLYVFNKVDTLEDYEIENLKNTWLYGEKAPCVFISATQKQGLDELRSQLATLVIDQYKHKFPGLDYYQQ from the coding sequence ATGAAAGAAGACGGTTTTTACTACCCGGCGGTGCGGGCAGACCGGGCCATTATTATAGGTATCTGGAACCGCCACATCAGCCAAGACCAGGCCGATGAATACCTGGCTGAGCTGGCCTTCCTGGCCGAGACGGCAGGCGTGCAAACCGTGAAGCAACGCCTGCAGCGCCTGGACAACCCCCACCCTGCCACCTATGTAGGAAAAGGCAAGCTGGAAGAGCTGCAAGAAGACATCCAGAAGCTGGAGGCCACCCTGGTACTCTTTGACGAAGACCTAAGCCCCACCCAGCTGCGAAACATTGAGCGGACGCTGAATGTGCGCATACTGGACCGAAGTGGCATCATCCTCCAGATCTTTAGCGAACATGCACGCACTGCCCAGGCACGTGCGCAGGTAGAGCTAGCTTATGCGCAGTACATGCTGCCCCGCCTGACACGGCTGTGGACCCACCTGAGTAGAGAACGGGGGGGAATAGGCCTGAAAGGGGCCGGTGAAAAAGAGATAGAAACCGACCGCCGGATGCTGCGAGACCGCATTGCCCGCCTGAAACAGCAACTACAAAAGATAGACCTGCAAAACGCTACCCGCCGCAAACACCGCACGCAGACGGTGCGCGTTACCCTGGTAGGCTATACCAACGTGGGCAAAAGCACCATCCTGAATGCACTGACCAAACGAGAAGAAGTGCTAGCAGAGAACAAACTCTTCGCTACGCTGGATACCACCGTGCGAAAAGTGGTACTGCACTCGGTGCCCTTCCTGCTAGCTGATACCGTAGGCTTCATCCGCAAGCTGCCCCACCACCTGGTAGAGAGCTTCAAGAGCACCCTGGATGAGGTGCGCGAAGCTGACCTGCTGGTGCATGTGGTAGATGCCAGCAACCTGCACTACATGGAGCACATCCGTGTGGTGCAAGACACCCTGCACAGCCTGGGTTGCCATGAAAAACCTGTGCTCTACGTATTCAACAAAGTGGACACGCTGGAGGACTACGAAATAGAAAATCTGAAAAACACCTGGCTATATGGCGAGAAAGCCCCCTGTGTCTTTATCTCCGCTACCCAGAAGCAGGGCCTAGACGAACTGCGCAGCCAGCTCGCCACCCTGGTGATCGACCAGTACAAGCACAAGTTCCCCGGCCTGGACTACTACCAGCAGTAG
- a CDS encoding gliding motility-associated C-terminal domain-containing protein has product MRSLLWRTCLSLGLVIMCAAGLWAQPANDDCANAISLSVGSGLCEANVYSNALSTSVSDPIPPLCWGSGFNNSVWFTFVAPGPAVRVSTNFAQTVIDTKIAVYSGSCGTLALVGCQKDVFAIENERKNSLLVTGLTAGQTYYLVVDSDGGSGNFAVCIERQVVPTPCSTPGQDCGSAFYVTNTNALVIPSGSLGAGTRVEPTQCTVDEENTLWLKFYAVSGGRLAFTVTPNTPVNIDYAVYDVTQGCQGSPLALPQGCNSNTATTNGGTVGWNCPPSICGTNTCTGASLNCPDGLSITAGQTYGLMIDRKASNTGLIVTFSGITSQPGLLIGMPKPRFASSLECDGNAVRFTNFNDACHFAYSWDFGDGSTSYQPNPQHQYEVAGTYEVVLTLTDLNTGVTSMARQNVTITPGPTVATSPSTPALPYDIAVCAGGQVNMTGTVQALPSTTTGELTFGNFEGGPVAGTDTYFPIAVTQVLPNTVTASTVKEVCLNIATLRSRDLVVLLQNPAGGIDTLINRRGALNSTFLSGVCIRPGASAWPNNPPPATPPQVVTGTFRVDNPTLSSTGLWAGILGSEATGTWNLIVKDDNVATPASLLDWSITFNVSSSVNEIVDIVWEADNGGSVSFGAPTLNPATGTGSSIATAYPFSSTRYIMRAFDAVGCSSADTVRVRVADASINVTKTDVTAPGGCDGTATATATGQSPFPPYTFEWRRPNGTLLAAPGISGLCSGTYKVYSIDSRGCRDSTTYVILEPAVGDLRLNSLVTQPACHGDANGQISITPAAGTAPYTYTWTGPIPLPDGLNLNQQANLPPGQYKAVVLDSSVPGVRDSVVVTLLDPAPLDAIITNSAPVRCFGGNNGTASVDATGGTLSSGSDYTFLWKRVPAGTLIGQFGRTATGLAAGTYRAVVTDQNGCKDSVDVVITQPATPLAISLNSTTPTSCFGLSDGAASVTASGGNGGYTYLWTPGNEATASVSGKPAGNYTVTVRDGENCVQTRNVTISGPTAISVNTFSQTNVGCNGDNSGSFTLNATGGAGGYTYRFTRQPSNATLQNGPSNTLGSLGVGSYRVEVTDANGCRAQRDFSITQPATLTLSSSQVNPSVPGASDGSITQEPAGGTPPYTYRWETLSGTPIAGTSASLTNRPAGFYRAIVRDASGCERVLVVELLDPDVLRLTVATSGTLCPGDASGEALATAAGGAAPYTFAWSKVPGPLPSGFATTNPTADTERATGLDAGTYTVAVTDDAGTIKSVTFVLSQNPALSPTAARTNVSCFGLANGTASVNPNGGTPPYTYSWSGPGSFSSTSQTLSALQPGTYTATVTDALGCTGLASATITQPAAAVSITNISSTNLTCNGSQDGVLSVTASGGTPNTTGPAYSYLWQRAGSPVVYTTATANNLPAGTYTITVTDANGCTASSTTSLSQPSPITIARTITPVSCQGGTNGAINITPAGGNAGGYTYLWTPGGQTTQDRNNLAAGTYKVVVRDPLGCKDSAFITVLQSPALLVNIQQNNVSCNGGNDGRITVRASGGVPLGGASPYTYAISPTAGTVLQDSIFQNLPVGTYTVTATDANGCSTSRQTIVTMPGPISLQTTQTSATAAGGTNGMASVLVEGGQAPYTYDWSNDGTGDNNDPVTITGLGQGTYTVRVTDANGCTANANIQVTETTGGAIVATAFTADASCSGATDGAASINVTGGLPPYSFVWTPNVSTSSYAGGLSTTTTYAVVVNDAGPAPAVTLTGITITAPTAITLAVANDALDCHSALDGSLSATVSGGTPPYSYSWVSAQYVGVRTTPSLTGLAAGTYILTVTDQKGCNTSTSAQVTQPADLAISVSFVDNNDCFSDNSGSVVVTPSGGTGPYTYRWSPGGYTTASVNNLTAGIYKVVVRDQNSCKDSVNVTVGEPAQLSLSVQVSNVSCSGGNTGAAGVDASGGTPPYAYLWKNLSNPAFTVLGTDTVANLPTAIYRVIVTDDNGCRDSVAFQIFQPNPLQLQLTQDPISCHDGADGSLSVLASGGIPGTGGYTYRWFALGSTTTLVGTAATQPGLAAGTYRVRVTDSRGCSDSIEVTLANPPAFVLDKQTTLPICPGDASGALAVSASGGSGGFSFLWADNGATTAARTGLPAGSYKVYVTDATGCRDSVVLSLPNPAPITLLITDVQPSTGLANGRIQILDASGQSDPSTLTLSGVSNPGFGPLSVGPASEPYPAFEGLPPGTYSLRLTDADGCQTLSNFEISRGDLILDNLVPESCRRNDGAATVRVERSKVTGTLNFTWTRLPSGTVVQQASTADTFQVALNLPSGAYRVRVRDQAGFDETLDFFIAEGPRLLVRPDYALCTNPGEPVADLVDLASPAPTLGGSPVSGTWAAFDPAGNPVSNLTGSAFVADAPGIFIAVFTEATFGCQDTVRLFFGPLDAGRDTIACVSATRRTFQIAEPFGIGVWSSSNPAIAVLDPVKGIFDLSSATPPLGFVATLTAPSATACSDDVLVQVEAGPEPGFSTRPQLPGQVLNLPAADVILQNTTRLNGATAENCLWDMGDGTVLRGCTDQIAHRYTRPGTYTICLTVDVGFCDETYCLQNVVVSEEAYFTIPEVFTPNGDGVNDLLRVTTSNLRRFELLIYDRYGKQVFSTTRADEGWDGTINGADAPTNSYFWIVRATDLYGTEIEDQGTVAIIR; this is encoded by the coding sequence ATGCGATCTCTGCTGTGGCGAACTTGCTTGTCTCTTGGCTTGGTTATCATGTGTGCGGCGGGGCTGTGGGCCCAGCCGGCAAATGACGATTGTGCGAATGCTATTTCTCTTTCCGTAGGTAGTGGCCTGTGCGAAGCCAATGTGTACTCCAATGCACTGTCTACTTCTGTTTCCGATCCCATCCCGCCCCTGTGCTGGGGCAGTGGTTTTAACAATTCGGTCTGGTTTACCTTTGTGGCTCCCGGTCCGGCTGTCCGGGTAAGTACCAACTTTGCCCAAACCGTTATCGATACCAAGATTGCGGTGTATAGCGGCAGCTGCGGCACCCTGGCCCTGGTGGGTTGCCAGAAGGATGTGTTTGCGATAGAAAATGAGCGTAAGAATAGCCTGTTGGTCACGGGCCTTACTGCCGGGCAGACCTACTACCTGGTGGTGGATAGCGACGGGGGTAGCGGCAACTTTGCCGTGTGTATAGAGCGCCAGGTGGTGCCCACCCCCTGTAGCACGCCCGGACAAGACTGTGGTTCCGCCTTCTATGTTACCAATACCAATGCACTGGTTATCCCGTCCGGAAGCCTGGGCGCCGGCACCCGCGTAGAGCCTACGCAGTGTACCGTGGACGAGGAAAATACGCTTTGGCTCAAATTTTACGCAGTTTCTGGGGGGCGGCTCGCCTTCACCGTTACCCCCAATACCCCTGTAAACATCGACTATGCTGTATACGACGTTACCCAAGGCTGCCAAGGTAGTCCTCTGGCCTTGCCGCAGGGGTGCAACTCAAATACCGCTACCACCAATGGCGGAACGGTAGGGTGGAATTGCCCGCCCTCCATCTGCGGGACCAACACCTGTACAGGTGCCAGCCTGAACTGCCCCGATGGCCTAAGCATTACCGCAGGACAAACCTATGGGCTAATGATTGATCGAAAAGCCAGCAACACGGGCTTGATTGTAACCTTTTCGGGTATCACCAGCCAGCCCGGCTTATTGATCGGGATGCCCAAGCCCCGTTTTGCCAGCTCGCTGGAATGCGATGGCAATGCGGTGCGCTTTACCAACTTTAATGATGCTTGTCATTTTGCCTATAGCTGGGATTTTGGCGATGGCAGTACCAGCTACCAGCCCAATCCCCAGCATCAGTACGAAGTAGCAGGTACCTATGAGGTGGTACTAACCCTGACGGACCTGAACACCGGCGTAACCAGCATGGCCCGCCAGAATGTAACTATTACCCCTGGCCCCACCGTTGCCACCAGCCCCAGTACCCCAGCCCTGCCCTATGATATAGCCGTATGCGCTGGCGGGCAGGTGAATATGACTGGCACCGTGCAGGCGCTGCCCTCCACCACCACCGGCGAACTCACTTTTGGCAACTTTGAGGGAGGCCCAGTGGCTGGCACCGACACCTATTTCCCAATAGCCGTAACCCAGGTGCTACCCAACACAGTAACGGCCAGCACGGTAAAGGAGGTGTGCTTGAACATTGCCACGCTCCGCAGCCGAGATCTGGTTGTTCTGCTACAAAACCCCGCCGGCGGCATCGATACGCTGATCAACCGCCGGGGAGCCCTAAACAGCACTTTCTTGTCTGGTGTATGCATCCGCCCGGGTGCCTCTGCCTGGCCCAATAACCCCCCACCTGCCACGCCCCCACAGGTGGTAACCGGCACATTCCGGGTAGACAATCCCACGCTCAGCTCCACGGGCCTGTGGGCAGGCATACTCGGCTCCGAGGCTACCGGCACCTGGAACCTGATTGTGAAAGATGATAATGTAGCTACACCTGCGTCGTTATTGGACTGGTCGATTACCTTCAATGTAAGCTCTTCGGTCAATGAGATTGTAGACATCGTGTGGGAGGCGGACAACGGCGGGTCAGTAAGCTTTGGTGCACCTACCCTAAACCCTGCTACAGGCACGGGTAGCAGCATAGCCACAGCCTACCCCTTCAGCTCCACGCGCTACATTATGCGGGCCTTTGATGCAGTGGGCTGCTCCAGCGCCGATACCGTGCGGGTGCGTGTGGCCGATGCCAGCATCAACGTAACCAAGACGGATGTAACAGCCCCCGGAGGCTGCGATGGTACGGCTACCGCTACCGCTACGGGTCAGAGCCCGTTTCCGCCCTATACCTTCGAGTGGCGGCGTCCCAATGGCACGCTACTGGCTGCTCCGGGCATCTCCGGTCTCTGCAGTGGCACCTACAAGGTTTACAGCATCGATAGCCGGGGCTGCCGAGATAGTACGACCTACGTGATCCTGGAACCGGCCGTGGGCGACCTGCGCCTGAACAGCCTAGTTACCCAGCCCGCCTGCCACGGCGATGCCAATGGCCAGATCAGCATCACCCCCGCTGCTGGTACTGCGCCCTATACCTATACCTGGACAGGGCCCATACCCCTCCCCGATGGGCTGAACCTGAACCAGCAGGCCAACCTGCCCCCCGGTCAATACAAGGCAGTTGTGCTGGATAGCAGTGTCCCCGGCGTACGAGACTCCGTGGTCGTTACCCTTCTGGATCCGGCACCTCTTGATGCCATAATCACCAATTCCGCACCTGTTCGTTGCTTTGGTGGCAATAACGGAACAGCCAGTGTGGATGCTACCGGCGGCACCCTAAGTTCGGGATCCGACTACACCTTCCTCTGGAAGCGTGTGCCTGCAGGAACCCTCATTGGCCAGTTTGGCCGCACGGCTACCGGCCTGGCCGCAGGTACCTACCGCGCCGTGGTGACCGACCAGAACGGCTGTAAGGATTCAGTAGACGTGGTGATAACCCAGCCTGCCACGCCCCTTGCCATCAGCCTGAATAGTACCACGCCCACCAGCTGTTTCGGCCTGAGCGATGGGGCCGCTAGTGTGACGGCCAGCGGAGGCAACGGAGGTTACACCTACCTGTGGACCCCGGGTAATGAGGCCACTGCCAGCGTAAGTGGTAAGCCCGCCGGAAACTATACGGTAACAGTGCGCGACGGCGAAAACTGTGTGCAAACCCGGAACGTAACTATTAGTGGGCCCACCGCCATCAGTGTCAATACCTTTAGCCAGACCAATGTGGGCTGTAACGGAGACAACAGTGGCAGCTTCACCCTGAACGCTACGGGCGGTGCTGGTGGCTATACCTACCGCTTTACCCGCCAGCCGAGCAATGCCACCCTGCAGAATGGCCCGTCCAATACCCTGGGCAGCCTCGGTGTGGGCTCCTATCGCGTAGAGGTAACGGATGCGAACGGCTGCAGGGCCCAGCGCGACTTCAGCATCACCCAGCCTGCTACACTAACCCTCAGTAGCTCGCAGGTGAACCCTAGCGTGCCCGGCGCCTCCGATGGTAGTATTACCCAAGAGCCAGCCGGGGGCACCCCGCCCTACACCTACCGCTGGGAGACCCTGTCCGGCACCCCCATTGCCGGTACCAGTGCTAGCCTGACAAATCGGCCTGCTGGTTTCTATCGCGCCATCGTGCGCGATGCCAGTGGCTGCGAGCGCGTCCTGGTGGTAGAGCTGTTAGACCCGGACGTATTGCGCCTGACGGTTGCCACTAGTGGTACCCTGTGCCCAGGAGACGCCAGCGGAGAGGCCTTGGCAACGGCCGCTGGCGGTGCAGCCCCCTACACCTTTGCCTGGAGCAAGGTGCCGGGCCCGCTGCCAAGTGGCTTTGCTACCACCAACCCCACGGCAGATACGGAACGCGCAACGGGCCTGGACGCAGGCACCTACACGGTAGCGGTAACAGATGATGCGGGCACAATAAAATCGGTTACGTTTGTGCTGAGCCAGAACCCAGCCCTGAGCCCAACTGCCGCCCGCACAAATGTGAGTTGCTTTGGCCTGGCCAATGGTACGGCCAGCGTAAACCCCAATGGGGGTACCCCGCCCTATACCTATAGCTGGAGTGGGCCTGGTAGCTTTTCCAGCACAAGCCAGACCCTCTCGGCCCTACAGCCGGGCACCTACACCGCCACGGTTACCGATGCCCTTGGCTGCACCGGGCTTGCTTCCGCTACCATTACCCAGCCTGCTGCGGCAGTTTCGATCACCAACATTAGCAGCACGAACCTGACCTGCAATGGCAGCCAGGATGGTGTGCTCTCTGTTACTGCTAGCGGGGGTACCCCCAATACCACCGGACCCGCCTATAGCTACCTCTGGCAGCGAGCCGGTTCTCCCGTGGTATACACCACTGCTACGGCAAATAACCTGCCTGCGGGCACCTATACCATTACCGTAACGGATGCCAATGGCTGTACGGCCAGTAGCACCACCAGCCTTAGCCAGCCAAGCCCCATCACCATTGCCCGCACCATTACCCCAGTTTCTTGCCAGGGTGGCACAAATGGCGCCATCAACATTACCCCAGCGGGGGGCAATGCCGGGGGCTATACCTACCTGTGGACACCGGGTGGACAAACTACCCAGGACCGAAACAATCTGGCAGCGGGCACCTATAAGGTGGTGGTGCGCGATCCACTGGGGTGTAAAGACTCGGCCTTTATCACCGTACTCCAGAGCCCGGCCCTACTGGTGAATATCCAGCAGAACAACGTGAGCTGTAACGGAGGAAACGATGGACGAATCACCGTTCGGGCAAGTGGCGGCGTACCTCTGGGTGGTGCCAGCCCCTATACCTATGCCATCAGTCCTACCGCCGGCACGGTTTTGCAAGACAGTATTTTTCAGAATCTGCCCGTCGGCACCTATACCGTTACGGCCACCGATGCCAACGGCTGTAGCACCAGTCGGCAGACCATTGTGACCATGCCTGGCCCCATCAGCCTACAGACTACCCAGACCAGTGCCACGGCTGCCGGGGGTACCAATGGTATGGCCAGTGTGCTGGTGGAGGGCGGCCAGGCCCCCTACACCTACGACTGGAGCAACGATGGTACCGGAGACAACAACGACCCCGTTACCATCACGGGCCTAGGCCAGGGTACCTACACCGTACGGGTAACCGATGCCAACGGCTGCACCGCCAATGCGAATATCCAGGTAACAGAGACCACTGGTGGTGCCATTGTAGCCACAGCCTTTACGGCCGATGCCAGCTGTAGTGGTGCCACAGACGGGGCAGCGAGCATCAATGTAACTGGCGGCCTACCCCCCTACAGCTTTGTGTGGACGCCCAATGTGAGTACCAGTAGCTACGCAGGGGGCCTCAGCACCACTACTACCTATGCTGTTGTGGTAAATGATGCCGGGCCAGCCCCTGCCGTTACCCTAACTGGTATCACCATTACGGCCCCCACTGCCATCACCCTGGCAGTGGCCAATGATGCCCTGGACTGCCACTCAGCTCTGGATGGCAGCCTGAGTGCGACTGTAAGTGGTGGCACCCCCCCCTATAGCTACAGCTGGGTGAGTGCCCAGTACGTAGGCGTGCGTACCACGCCCAGCCTGACGGGCCTGGCAGCGGGCACCTATATCCTTACGGTAACGGATCAAAAGGGCTGTAACACCAGTACCAGTGCACAGGTTACCCAGCCAGCTGATCTGGCCATTAGCGTCAGTTTTGTAGACAACAACGATTGTTTTTCAGATAACAGCGGTAGCGTGGTGGTAACCCCCTCTGGTGGTACAGGCCCCTATACTTACCGCTGGAGCCCCGGGGGCTACACTACTGCCAGTGTAAACAACCTGACGGCGGGTATATACAAAGTAGTGGTTCGAGACCAAAATAGCTGTAAAGACTCGGTAAACGTAACCGTAGGCGAACCTGCCCAGCTGAGCCTAAGCGTCCAGGTATCTAACGTGAGCTGTAGTGGTGGTAATACCGGCGCAGCAGGGGTAGATGCCAGTGGTGGAACGCCTCCCTATGCCTATCTATGGAAAAACCTGTCTAACCCCGCCTTTACCGTGCTGGGTACGGACACGGTTGCAAACCTGCCTACAGCAATCTATCGTGTCATCGTTACCGATGACAATGGTTGCCGGGATAGCGTAGCCTTCCAGATTTTCCAGCCAAATCCGCTCCAACTACAGCTTACACAAGACCCCATCAGCTGCCACGATGGAGCCGATGGAAGCCTCTCTGTACTGGCCTCAGGAGGCATACCGGGTACGGGGGGCTATACCTACCGCTGGTTTGCACTGGGTAGCACCACCACACTGGTAGGCACTGCTGCCACCCAGCCGGGCCTGGCTGCTGGCACCTATCGGGTTCGCGTAACGGACAGCCGGGGCTGTTCAGACAGTATAGAGGTTACGCTCGCCAATCCACCCGCCTTTGTGCTGGATAAGCAGACCACCCTGCCCATCTGCCCGGGCGATGCATCTGGGGCACTGGCAGTGTCGGCCAGTGGGGGGAGTGGCGGCTTCAGCTTCCTGTGGGCCGACAACGGCGCCACTACGGCCGCCCGCACCGGCCTGCCGGCGGGTAGCTACAAGGTGTATGTAACCGATGCTACCGGCTGCCGAGACAGCGTGGTGCTTAGCCTGCCCAATCCGGCACCCATTACCTTGCTCATCACGGATGTGCAGCCCAGTACCGGCCTGGCCAATGGCCGCATCCAGATACTGGATGCCAGTGGACAGAGCGACCCAAGTACCCTCACCCTTTCGGGGGTTTCCAATCCGGGGTTTGGTCCCCTGTCCGTAGGTCCCGCCTCCGAGCCCTATCCGGCTTTTGAGGGCCTACCCCCCGGCACCTATAGCCTGCGACTGACGGATGCCGACGGCTGCCAGACCCTATCGAACTTTGAGATCAGCCGGGGCGACCTGATTCTGGATAACCTGGTGCCGGAGAGCTGCCGCCGAAACGATGGGGCGGCCACCGTACGCGTAGAGCGCAGCAAGGTAACCGGTACCCTCAACTTCACCTGGACGCGCCTGCCCAGCGGTACTGTCGTGCAGCAGGCCTCTACGGCAGATACCTTCCAGGTAGCGCTGAACCTGCCCAGTGGTGCCTATCGTGTGCGCGTACGGGATCAGGCAGGCTTTGATGAGACGCTGGACTTCTTCATAGCCGAGGGCCCCAGGCTGTTGGTGCGGCCAGACTATGCCCTGTGCACGAATCCCGGCGAGCCTGTGGCCGACCTGGTAGACCTGGCTAGCCCTGCGCCCACACTGGGGGGCAGCCCGGTTAGTGGCACCTGGGCCGCATTTGACCCGGCGGGCAACCCGGTGAGTAACCTAACAGGCAGCGCCTTTGTGGCCGATGCACCCGGCATCTTTATTGCCGTATTTACCGAGGCTACCTTTGGGTGCCAGGATACGGTGCGGCTATTCTTCGGGCCACTGGATGCAGGGCGAGATACCATTGCCTGTGTATCCGCCACCCGCCGCACTTTCCAGATAGCCGAACCTTTTGGAATCGGTGTATGGAGCAGCAGCAACCCCGCTATAGCGGTACTGGATCCGGTCAAGGGCATCTTCGACCTTTCTTCTGCCACGCCACCCCTTGGGTTTGTGGCCACCCTAACGGCTCCGTCTGCTACGGCCTGTAGCGACGACGTGCTGGTGCAGGTGGAAGCGGGCCCCGAGCCGGGCTTCAGCACACGGCCACAGCTGCCCGGCCAGGTGCTAAACCTGCCGGCGGCGGATGTCATCCTACAGAACACTACCCGCCTGAATGGTGCTACGGCGGAGAACTGCCTGTGGGATATGGGCGACGGTACGGTGCTAAGGGGCTGTACAGATCAGATCGCCCACCGCTATACGCGCCCCGGAACCTACACGATCTGCCTGACCGTGGATGTGGGCTTTTGCGACGAGACCTACTGCCTACAGAATGTGGTGGTTTCGGAGGAGGCCTATTTCACCATACCCGAGGTGTTTACACCCAATGGAGATGGTGTGAACGACCTGCTACGGGTTACTACCTCCAACCTGCGGCGCTTCGAGCTGCTGATTTACGACCGCTATGGCAAGCAGGTGTTCAGCACCACCCGTGCGGACGAAGGCTGGGATGGCACCATCAATGGAGCCGATGCCCCCACCAACAGCTACTTCTGGATCGTGCGCGCCACGGACCTGTATGGCACCGAGATAGAAGACCAGGGTACGGTGGCCATCATACGCTAG